The following are encoded together in the Anopheles nili chromosome 3, idAnoNiliSN_F5_01, whole genome shotgun sequence genome:
- the LOC128722443 gene encoding DAZ-associated protein 2-like, whose product MNNKGTNGYPTYEAAQQAAYQQYMNSQMPAHAQLPPSYSSVVTSMTPTYPPYPPGIVPQPFYGNSWSVNPSPQAQFAPAPPPYGASPAAVAAIPAQTVHPQMYQYQIAAAPPPNQPPQVYQTQIYPVQGAMFDAGARFGKTGGQPTIPPPPPGIAPNAAQIATIQGQQVVVTKKKNNFLHGGNGGGYTFW is encoded by the exons GTTATCCTACCTACGAAGCAGCTCAACAGGCCGCATATCAGCAGTACATGAACAGCCAG ATGCCAGCACACGCACAGCTTCCCCCCTCGTACAGCTCGGTGGTTACCAGTATGACACCGACGTACCCGCCATATCCTCCCGGAATTGTGCCGCAACCTTTCTACGGCAACAGCTGGAGCGTAAATCCGTCCCCACAGGCCCAATTTGCTCCAGCCCCTCCGCCATACGGAGCTTCGCCGGCGGCCGTTGCAGCTATCCCGGCTCAAACGGTACATCCACAAATGTATCAGTATCAGATTGCGGCAGCTCCTCCGCCAAACCAACCGCCTCAAGTATACCAGACGCAAATCTATCCCGTTCAG GGTGCCATGTTCGATGCTGGCGCACGCTTCGGCAAAACCGGCGGACAGCCAACgattccacccccaccaccggGAATAGCACCGAATGCAGCTCAAATTGCAACAATCCAGGGCCAGCAGGTCGTGGTGACTAAAAAGAAGAACAACTTTCTTCATGGAGGAAACGGCGGGGGGTATACGTTCTGGTGA
- the LOC128725079 gene encoding uncharacterized protein LOC128725079, whose protein sequence is MGPINLQQGRITNRGGASGSSIQRQDQEQALRSQIQSEIERKAKFCANTQYECTLPRVDSYAYCFRHILQDPNAPYKQCEYVFSNGRRCLEPSPKYDAKKDYGTNYCFEHSRQTQLSKTKSTIGKLVPVETTETLLNSLAHHVKVDKKQQHYLGSNTPLKITVHEDDEDTDVDIVTPSVDPFVDVDVTAVNDSGRVVLDYASDSSSDDEPVYHPTYGTSWKGHEMDNSDNESVDSQGDDPLKHAGIYTAEEVTRITKDKLSRLQSLYIDQIHHLQHVLRERRRSYLKEQRAERDVHCSIYDQVKETPRERMLYEKLKGLNRYHRKHGVEAILQRKYLEKRAKATEGLQHKPPSLPKCSYTEGGVKCGERTLPCCKHCRKHILEDKKQVLFRACSIDKNGVVCQEPLAGLFDNITCPLHMELPAQRSFNKRKYESESEGECELSSIDANKANAGQEVNANIKQELHDVEISDLKQSTKIDGRRRTIRQDSAILTPTRVRNTRASKAAMAKLDGQQQQTRTSIVLSEDRSIKKEKLEPHEPEQNLTIVHDTSNSTISVATGVCLDPSGKRPEVDLGDLEEALLPVSIIAKNKPKQEYLDTELGLAKEQPEPMDTTQSVSQYTATVEHEEFAKNTIANEQKAISSELIKPVIEGKQMIIEETFENSIEVEQQNKQECTNEDILDEILNNPACEEIDTNKLDQKEYLKMSKETVPLKHQKQRPVLDALESLRKSSDKKEPLINTKAMAIDPHKEMSTAFDDSEGTNVTQIKNSKLESVSVTAGTSRNSELKLRRQQK, encoded by the exons ATGGGTCCGATAAATCTGCAACAAGGGCGTATTACTAATCGCGGCGGAGCTAGCGGTAGCAGTATCCAGAGGCAAGACCAGGAACAAGCTCTTCGTTCGCAGATACAGTcggaaatcgaacgaaaagcTAAATTCTGTGCCAACACGCAGTACGAGTGTACGCTGCCACGTGTTGATTCATATGCTTATTGCTTTCGTCACATTCTACAAGACCCAAACGCACCATACAAGCAGTGTGAATATGTTTTCTCTAACGGGCGTCGTTGTTTGGAACCATCACCAAAGTATGACGCAAAGAAGGATTACGGGACGAACTATTGCTTCGAGCACAGCCGACAGACTCAGCTTAGCAAAACGAAATCTACCATTGGAAAGCTCGTACCAGTCGAGACGACGGAAACGCTACTGAACAGTCTCGCTCACCACGTGAAGGTAGACAAAAAGCAGCAGCACTACTTAGGAAGCAATACGCCTCTGAAGATAACTGTCCATGAAGACGATGAGGATACCGATGTGGACATTGTTACACCATCGGTGGATCCATTTG tTGATGTTGACGTAACAGCGGTAAATGATTCCGGGCGTGTCGTACTTGATTATGCCTCTGATTCGAGCTCTGACGATGAACCCGTATACCATCCTACCTACGGTACGTCCTGGAAAGGTCATGAGATGGACAACTCCGACAACGAGAGTGTTGACTCGCAAGGGGACGATCCGCTGAAACACGCTGGGATCTACACGGCCGAGGAGGTTACTCGCATCACCAAGGACAAATTGAGCCGTTTGCAATCGCTGTACATCGACCAGATTCACCATTTACAGCATGTGTTACGCGAGCGACGTCGCAGCTATCTGAAGGAGCAACGCGCTGAGCGGGACGTACATTGCAGCATTTATGACCAGGTTAAAGAAACACCCCGGGAACGCATGCTGTACGAGAAATTGAAGGGTCTCAATCGATACCACCGGAAGCACGGTGTCGAGGCAATTCTACAGCGTAAGTATTTAGAGAAGCGAGCCAAGGCAACTGAGGGCCTCCAGCACAAGCCTCCGTCGCTACCGAAGTGTTCGTACACTGAGGGCGGAGTGAAGTGTGGTGAGCGAACTTTACCCTGCTGCAAGCACTGCCGTAAGCACATCCTAGAGGACAAGAAGCAGGTGTTGTTCAGGGCGTGCAGTATCGACAAGAATGGTGTAGTCTGCCAAGAACCATTGGCCGGGCTATTTGATAACATAACCTGTCCATTGCACATGGAGCTTCCGGCACAGCGTTCGTTCAACAAACGGAAGTATGAATCGGAATCAGAAGGAGAATGTGAACTCAGTTCCATTGATGCAAACAAGGCCAACGCGGGACAAGAAGTGAATGCAAATATTAAACAAGAATTGCACGATGTTGAGATAAGCGACTTAAAACAATCAACGAAGATTGATGGTAGACGCCGAACTATCAGGCAGGATTCGGCCATATTAACCCCGACACGCGTACGCAACACCCGCGCTTCGAAAGCTGCCATGGCAAAGTTAGAtgggcaacagcagcagacacgTACGTCGATCGTATTGTCAGAGGATCGtagtataaaaaaagaaaaacttgaaCCGCATGAACCCGAGCAGAATCTAACGATCGTCCATGACACCAGTAACAGTACTATCTCCGTAGCCACTGGCGTGTGCCTAGATCCCAGCGGGAAACGTCCTGAAGTCGACCTGGGCGATTTGGAGGAAGCTCTACTGCCGGTCAGTATTATTGCTAAGAACAAACCAAAGCAAGAATATCTGGATACAGAACTTGGTTTGGCAAAAGAGCAACCGGAACCGATGGATACAACGCAATCGGTATCACAATATACTGCTACAGTAGAGCATGAGGAATTCGCAAAAAACACCATAGCTAATGAGCAGAAAGCTATCAGTTCGGAATTAATCAAACCAGTGATTGAAGGTAAACAGATGATCATAGAAGAGACATTCGAGAATTCAATCGAGGTCGAACAGCAAAATAAGCAGGAGTGTACAAACGAAGATATATTGGACGAAATCTTGAATAACCCAGCTTGTGAGGAAATAGACACAAATAAACTCGATCAGAAGGAGTATTTGAAGATGTCAAAAGAAACAGTACCATTAAAGCACCAAAAACAACGACCGGTATTGGATGCACTTGAAAGTTTGCGGAAATCTTCtgataaaaaagaaccacTGATAAACACTAAAGCGATGGCAATAGACCCGCACAAAGAAATGAGTACGGCATTCGACGATTCAGAGGGAACCAACGttacacaaataaaaaacagcaAGCTGGAGTCGGTATCTGTAACGGCAGGCACGTCAAGGAATTCAGAGCTAAAACTGCGTCGTCAGCAAAAGTGA
- the LOC128725080 gene encoding cyclin-T, producing the protein MASGGSASGTTSKNDDSKWYFTAEQLANSPSRKYGMDADQELMYRQRAANLIQDMGQRLQVSQLCINTAIVYMHRFYAFHSFTQFHRNSIAAAALFLAAKVEEQPRKLEHIIKVVHICLGLDAPDPMRENYAEQAQDLVFNENVLLQTLGFDVAIDHPHTHVVKTCHLVKASKDLAQTSYFMASNSLHLTTMCLQYKPTVVACFCIHLACKWSRWEIPQSNEGRHWFHYVDKTVTLDLLKQLTDEFLHIFDRCPTRLKSKMKSIRADAGPEDSGRRTGGSSNSSSSIMAAPSSSAASRGTDEGSSGSSSASSHHRTKQSSGPEMIKSHSMSSSGAHQKISSSSSSGSRSRSDRPSAGQSQSSTGGLLGQQQQQPPQHYGSSSSSGNSNNNSKGPSSISSHRSNMQQPPSMSQSSSNSSSSQRTSSGYQGHDGSKSRQPSSSSNMLSSGGAPPGIGGNSSSSSSMHSGYNQMKADRHVGGQKIPVKSQSTSSSVSSGSVAPMYSVKHQQQQQQQASQQPSSLFSHPPSYNQSISGRSTNVSLPDQQSGSSASLSNAQIKTEPSSFRLLDESIGRLADPIQICTPPKQSKPSSIFSPDWKDSQNESLQSVSSSKSRSSGHYGNVMAGSTGSSATQGDRLLKPPKGSPSGKKQHLQQQQHHGSTNISGSQGGSRSDMQKKDRRMVEGSASIAGQLQQQPSGKHQSVVSDKKSLIPPGSSVAMPVSGNTTGNSCTGNNSSNNNSHNSHGLKRALDGTLVPPNMLTANDALTTGGLSGNGTTTMGGMNNTHSNNLGGNTMPTQGKRPHSSNEQIRQDDGTDFREQKVRRTEQASSSFLTGGSPSDTLFNSSFDLACTFDKMDDSSSLFNFNDPGSLLSQPLLSDSKPSTLAKSSGMFNNTINGIETNAALVSSLLKESLFNETPKFSSLYGGTGMNEVPSSGSRTDAADTKPMDTLMPVPPAVDTKPPLDSLLAQPLPPQVGSQAVGSAGAPSEFPQTSSAAPPSYPWSTANAPVTSISSASMPVATVAAQPNPGAVTEPIPLTLATGVSIASDPDTDQGTGGHRSKSEKKKKKEKHKHKEKDKTKDRDREEKKKHKKDKEKHRDREHREKVDHHLVGSSGSDATVVGSGGHQHGSDTQPGPPPGPIKIKLNRSIIPPVVESVVGTGSHGMAGTGSVGGGSSAVNDGLKIKIPKDRLSGSSSLPGGPSGAASGAIGGSHSGSSYPASVLTGVSSGSSGGSASLKLKISKDKTEHYNISATSDPIGSGHHLAGPAGITGVTAAASLSVGGVPITGIGTTGNSGSSGSKKKEKDRDKDREKNKSKPSSSSTDHGNRTNGSGTTTTGNSSSKSSNKALSNLLQQQQQQSQAQQQQYGLFMPGIHEYHHQAGFDYLQQQQTSLQQQQPQQYYSQFGQYGQQQAQQQQFQQQMPATGPGTMLMNTSVSGLGASMIGKLPGQPGTGMQSSSLPPYYYSGGPGATTGPNQGGNNVGKK; encoded by the exons ATGGCTTCTGGTGGTAGCGCAAGCGGAACGACGAGCAAGAACGATGACTCGAAATGGTACTTTACGGCTGAACAGCTCGCGAATTCGCCGAGCCGTAAGTACGGCATGGATGCAGACCAGGAGCTTATGTATCGACAGCGGGCAGCCAACCTGATACAGGACATGGGTCAGCGATTGCAAGT GTCCCAACTATGCATCAACACGGCAATTGTTTACATGCACCGATTCTATGCATTTCATTCGTTCACACAGTTCCATCGAAATAGCATAGCTGCTGCCGCTTTATTTCTTGCGGCAAAG GTCGAAGAGCAACCACGTAAGCTAGAACACATCATCAAAGTCGTGCACATATGTCTAGGATTGGATGCACCGGATCCAATGCGGGAGAATTACGCCGAGCAGGCTCAGGATTTGGTATTCAACGAGAACGTGTTATTGCAAACTTTGGGATTTGATGTAGCCATCGATCATCCTCACACGCACGTAGTGAAAACATGTCATCTGGTGAAAG CTTCTAAAGATTTGGCACAGACTTCTTACTTTATGGCATCTAATAG TTTACATCTTACAACCATGTGCCTCCAGTACAAACCGACAGTCGTAGCTTGTTTTTGCATTCATCTCGCCTGTAAATGGTCACGATGGGAG ATTCCCCAGTCGAACGAAGGTCGGCACTGGTTTCACTACGTGGATAAAACGGTAACGCTTGATCTGTTGAAACAATTAACCGACGAGTTTCTGCATATCTTTGACCGGTGCCCGACACGACTGAAgagcaaaatgaaatcaatacGAGCAGACGCGGGACCA GAGGATTCCGGAAGACGCACGGGTGGAAGCAGTAAtagtagcagcagcatcatgGCAGCTCCGTCGTCATCTGCAGCTTCTCGCGGCACTGATGAAGGCAGCTCTGGTTCATCGTCGGCTTCTAGTCATCATCGTACCAAGCAAAGTTCTGGCC CTGAAATGATAAAATCCCACAGTATGTCATCATCTGGAGCCCATCAGAAGATATCTTCCTCATCGAGTTCAGGGTCGCGCTCACGTTCGGATCGACCCTCGGCCGGTCAGTCTCAATCTTCTACGGGTGGTTTGTTAggccaacagcaacaacagccaccACAGCACTATGgaagcagtagtagcagcggCAACAGTAACAACAATAGCAAAGGGCCATCATCGATATCGTCCCACCGGAGCAACATGCAGCAGCCTCCGTCGATGTCACAAAGCTCTTCCAATTCATCATCCTCTCAGCGAACGAGCTCTGGGTACCAGGGACACGATGGCAGCAAATCTcgccaaccatcatcatcttctAATATGCTATCTTCTGGAGGAGCACCACCTGGTATCGGTGGAAACTCATCATCCTCTTCGTCCATGCATTCCGGTTACAATCAAATGAAAGCAGATCGCCACGTGGGAGGGCAAAAAATACCCGTAAAATCACAATCCACTTCCTCATCCGTGTCGTCCGGTTCCGTTGCTCCGATGTACAGCGTGaaacatcagcaacaacagcaacaacaagcaTCCCAACAGCCTTCGTCTCTCTTTTCTCATCCGCCAagctacaaccaatcgataaGCGGACGTTCAACGAATGTCTCTTTGCCAGACCAACAATCGGGCTCGAGTGCCTCGCTAAGCAATGCGCAGATAAAAACGGAACCATCCTCTTTTCGATTACTGGACGAATCAATCGGGCGGTTGGCAGATCCGATTCAGATATGTACGCCACCGAAGCAAAGTAAACCATCTTCGATTTTTAGTCCTGACTGGAAAGATTCGCAAAACGAGTCTCTACAGAGTGTGTCGTCGAGCAAATCGCGATCTAGTGGCCATTACGGAAATGTTATGGCTGGGAGCACGGGTAGCAGTGCGACTCAGGGCGATCGGTTGCTGAAACCACCGAAGGGAAGTCCCAGTGGCAAAAAGCAACActtacagcagcagcagcatcatggCTCCACGAACATCTCAGGATCGCAAGGAGGTTCACGCTCAGACATGCAGAAGAAGGATCGCCGTATGGTAGAAGGCTCTGCAAGTATCGCTGGACAGCTACAGCAACAGCCGTCGGGCAAGCATCAATCGGTGGTAAGCGATAAAAAATCTCTAATACCACCTGGTTCATCTGTCGCAATGCCTGTGTCCGGTAACACTACCGGCAACAGTTGCACCGGTAACAATAGCAGCAATAACAATAGTCATAATAGCCATGGTTTGAAGAGGGCGTTGGATGGAACGCTTGTACCTCCGAACATGCTGACTGCCAATGACGCTCTGACAACGGGTGGCTTGTCGGGTAacggaacaacaacaatgggAGGCATGAACAACACGCATTCCAACAACCTCGGCGGTAATACCATGCCCACGCAGGGGAAGCGGCCGCATTCGAGCAATGAGCAAATACGTCAAGATGATGGTACAGATTTCCGAGAACAAAAAGTACGTCGAACAGAACAGGCCAGCTCATCGTTCCTGACGGGTGGTTCGCCTTCTGATACGCTGTTTAATTCGTCATTCGATCTGGCTTGCACTTTTGACAAGATGGACGATTCGTCTTCATTGTTCAATTTCAACGATCCTGGATCGTTGCTTTCACAGCCGCTATTGAGCGATTCGAAACCATCGACGCTTGCCAAAAGTAGTGGTATGTTCAACAATACCATCAATGGTATCGAGACAAATGCGGCGCTTGTTAGCAGCCTGCTTAAAGAAAGCCTATTTAATGAAACGCCGAAGTTCAGTTCGCTTTATGGCGGAACTGGCATGAATGAGGTGCCATCTAGTGGGTCAAGAACGGATGCAGCAGATACGAAACCGATGGATACGCTCATGCCCGTACCACCCGCGGTCGATACGAAACCTCCCTTAGATAGCCTACTGGCTCAACCACTACCCCCACAAGTCGGCTCACAAGCAGTTGGTTCCGCCGGAGCACCGAGTGAATTTCCTCAAACGAGTAGCGCAGCCCCACCTTCTTATCCATGGTCGACTGCAAATGCGCCAGTAACGAGCATTTCCTCCGCTAGTATGCCCGTTGCTACTGTGGCCGCTCAGCCAAACCCCGGTGCCGTAACAGAACCTATACCTTTAACATTGGCAACGGGTGTCTCAATTGCTTCTGATCCTGATACAGACCAGGGCACAGGAGGGCATCGATCAAAatcggagaagaaaaagaagaaagaaaaacacaagcacAAGGAAAAGGACAAGACGAAAGATCGTGATCgggaggaaaagaagaagcacaaaaaagacAAGGAAAAGCATCGAGATCGAGAGCATCGTGAAAAAGTGGACCACCATTTGGTCGGATCTTCAGGATCAGATGCCACAGTTGTAGGTTCCGGGGGTCATCAACATGGTTCGGACACACAACCCGGACCACCACCGGGACCGATAAAGATCAAGCTTAATAGGTCGATTATTCCGCCCGTGGTGGAGAGTGTGGTTGGCACAGGATCACATGGGATGGCAGGTACGGGGTCGGTCGGAGGTGGATCCAGTGCTGTAAACGACGGGTTGAAGATAAAAATTCCAAAAGATAGACTGTCCGGGTCCTCCTCGCTGCCCGGTGGACCAAGTGGTGCGGCTTCAGGTGCAATCGGTGGCTCGCATAGCGGATCTTCCTATCCTGCATCCGTCTTGACCGGTGTTTCCTCGGGCAGTTCGGGAGGATCGGCTTCactgaaattgaaaatttcaaagGACAAAACTGAGCATTACAACATCAGTGCTACTAGCGATCCTATTGGAAGCGGGCACCATCTAGCGGGCCCTGCCGGAATCACTGGTGTTACAGCGGCTGCCTCGCTGAGCGTGGGTGGTGTTCCGATAACGGGAATTGGAACTACCGGCAATAGCGGTAGTAGTGgtagcaaaaagaaagaaaaagatcgTGATAAGGATCGAGAGAAGAACAAATCGAAGCCGTCCAGCTCATCCACGGACCATGGCAATCGTACGAACGGAAGCGGTACGACGACTACCGGAAACAGTAGTAGCAAATCCTCTAATAAG GCGCTATCTAATCtcttgcaacagcagcagcagcaatcacaggcgcaacaacagcaatacGGATTGTTCATGCCAGGGATTCATGAGTATCATCATCAAGCAGGATTCGATTatcttcagcagcaacaaacctcccttcagcagcaacaaccacaGCAGTACTATTCCCAATTCGGTCAGTATGGACAACAGCaagcgcaacagcaacaatttCAACAGCAAATGCCTGCCACTGGACCCGGGACAATGTTGATGAACACATCAGTAAGTGGGTTAGGGGCTAGCATGATTGGCAAACTTCCGGGGCAGCCCGGAACAGGCATGCAGTCATCGTCGTTACCACCTTACTATTATAGCGGCGGTCCTGGGGC